The following are from one region of the Magallana gigas chromosome 6, xbMagGiga1.1, whole genome shotgun sequence genome:
- the LOC105318088 gene encoding synaptotagmin-14 isoform X4, which produces MVEMQVFANWVPTEALAFLGAVILFLVILIIFFCYLNKLLCFSACGGFPCLENNPKKGKKKNELGDAYAYDDSSSSDSDDEVLKRYQSTLKQRGSIQRSDTRQSISKSHSTSAKKKSSTFESQASLIKQKKSESPAALSSGEEDGGTVSPERVRPVVKHGEGSQESLTTSTTGSQQHLVYENKAYDQEDRMSTQEEGMSSVRSESMLPGAEDEDDEHLFDVSDMDREEPSLISKCGSLEMTFKYNPAKGKMAITIHQAQDIPSKERGGASSTQVRILLLPTKKQRYKTKIKTGENPVFNENFVFNKIPQEEAHDMGMRIRLYGMERMRRERMIGETIIGFASLNLDVTSTHWIILEPRSNLSAGDSRFDVASLSRSDSASSTQSMQHGGMPELLLGLSYNGTTGRLQVEVIKGSNFKNMAMTRPPVLQKLTSQSTKKLDTYVKLTLMSPTGQEVARSKTSIRRGQPNPLFKEAFMFQVALFQLAEVTLMVSVYNKRSMKKKDMIGWFALGLNSSGEEEQSHWTDMRESKGDQVCRWHILLES; this is translated from the exons TGTTTGCCAACTGGG TGCCGACGGAGGCCCTCGCCTTCCTGGGAGCTGTGATCCTCTTCCTGGTCATCCTCATCATCTTCTTCTGTTACCTGAACAAGCTCCTGTGCTTCTCCGCCTGTGGGGGATTCCCCTGTCTGGAAAATAACCCAAAGAAAGGCAAAAAGAAGAATGAACTGG GGGATGCTTATGCGTATGATGACAGCTCTTCAAGTGATAGCGACGATGAGGTTCTGAAGCGCTACCAGAGTACGCTTAAACAAAGAGGCAGCATACAGCGCTCTGACACCCGACAGAGCATCAGTAAATCTCACAGCACCAGCGCAAagaagaaaa GTTCAACATTTGAGAGTCAGGCTTCATTGATTAAACAGAAGAAATCGGAAAGTCCAGCAGCATTATCCAGTGGAGAGGAGGATGGGGGTACAGTGAGCCCGGAGAGAGTCAGACCAGTGGTCAAACACGGGGAGGGGTCACAAGAGTCCCTCACGACCTCTACCACAGGGTCACAGCAACACCTGGTGTATGAAAACAAGGCTTACGACCAGGAGGACAGGATGTCAACTCAAGAGGAGGGGATGTCCTCGGTCCGCAGCGAGAGCATGCTACCCGGGGCCGAGGATGAGGATGAT GAGCACCTGTTTGACGTCAGTGACATGGACAGAGAGGAGCCATCTTTGATATCAAAATGTGGCAGTCTGGAGATGACGTTTAAGTACAACCCAGCCAAAGGGAAGATGGCTATCACGATTCATCAAGCCCAGGACATCCCCAGTAAAGAGAGGGGCGGGGCCAGCAGTACCCAGGTCAGAATACTCCTCCTCCCAACCAAGAAACAGAGATATAAGACAAAGATCAAGACAGGGGAAAACCCAGTGTTCAATGAAAactttgtcttcaacaaaattCCACAAG AGGAGGCCCATGACATGGGGATGAGAATTCGATTGTATGGCATGGAGAGGATGCGTCGTGAGCGCATGATAGGGGAGACAATCATTGGGTTTGCGTCACTGAATCTAGATGTCACCTCCACACACTGGATTATCCTGGAGCCTAGAAGTAACCTGAGT GCGGGAGACTCGCGCTTTGACGTGGCCAGTTTATCTCGCAGTGACAGTGCTTCCTCCACCCAGTCCATGCAGCATGGTGGAATGCCGGAACTTCTGCTGGGACTGTCCTACAACGGAACGACTGGGCGACTCCAGGTGGAGGTCATCAAGGGAAGTAACTTCAAGAACATGGCTATGACCAGACCACCAG TATTGCAGAAGCTGACAAGTCAGAGCACTAAAAAGCTAG ATACCTATGTCAAATTGACCCTAATGTCTCCGACTGGACAGGAAGTGGCCCGGAGCAAGACATCCATTCGGCGCGGTCAGCCAAATCCATTGTTTAAGGAAGCATTCATGTTCCAGGTGGCGCTGTTCCAGTTGGCAGAGGTCACTCTAATGGTGTCCGTCTACAACAAGCGGAGCATGAAGAAAAAGGACATGATTGGATGGTTTGCCCTAG GGTTAAACAGCAGTGGAGAGGAGGAGCAGTCCCACTGGACAGACATGAGGGAGTCcaagggggatcaagtttgtCGCTGGCATATACTACTGGAGTCCTAG
- the LOC105318088 gene encoding synaptotagmin-16 isoform X2 has protein sequence MFRKKLDGLDVRGGARQGKSSLFCCCVQKSQSCSDSLSGTKQESENYGSTNGTKVTTDSKEDTGGNRKLTNGSCPIEKSKERDAYAYDDSSSSDSDDEVLKRYQSTLKQRGSIQRSDTRQSISKSHSTSAKKKSSTFESQASLIKQKKSESPAALSSGEEDGGTVSPERVRPVVKHGEGSQESLTTSTTGSQQHLVYENKAYDQEDRMSTQEEGMSSVRSESMLPGAEDEDDEHLFDVSDMDREEPSLISKCGSLEMTFKYNPAKGKMAITIHQAQDIPSKERGGASSTQVRILLLPTKKQRYKTKIKTGENPVFNENFVFNKIPQEEAHDMGMRIRLYGMERMRRERMIGETIIGFASLNLDVTSTHWIILEPRSNLSAGDSRFDVASLSRSDSASSTQSMQHGGMPELLLGLSYNGTTGRLQVEVIKGSNFKNMAMTRPPDTYVKLTLMSPTGQEVARSKTSIRRGQPNPLFKEAFMFQVALFQLAEVTLMVSVYNKRSMKKKDMIGWFALGLNSSGEEEQSHWTDMRESKGDQVCRWHILLES, from the exons ATGTTCCGTAAGAAGTTAGACGGATTAGACGTTAGGGGTGGAGCTAGGCAGGGGAAATCCTCGCTGTTTTGTTGTTGTGTCCAGAAGTCCCAGTCTTGTAGTGACTCCCTGTCAGGGACAAAACAGGAATCAGAAAACTATGGGAGCACCAATGGCACCAAAGTCACAACGGATTCCAAAGAGGATACTGGTGGAAATAGGAAATTGACCAATGGGTCTTGTCCCATTGAAAAGAGCAAAGAAA GGGATGCTTATGCGTATGATGACAGCTCTTCAAGTGATAGCGACGATGAGGTTCTGAAGCGCTACCAGAGTACGCTTAAACAAAGAGGCAGCATACAGCGCTCTGACACCCGACAGAGCATCAGTAAATCTCACAGCACCAGCGCAAagaagaaaa GTTCAACATTTGAGAGTCAGGCTTCATTGATTAAACAGAAGAAATCGGAAAGTCCAGCAGCATTATCCAGTGGAGAGGAGGATGGGGGTACAGTGAGCCCGGAGAGAGTCAGACCAGTGGTCAAACACGGGGAGGGGTCACAAGAGTCCCTCACGACCTCTACCACAGGGTCACAGCAACACCTGGTGTATGAAAACAAGGCTTACGACCAGGAGGACAGGATGTCAACTCAAGAGGAGGGGATGTCCTCGGTCCGCAGCGAGAGCATGCTACCCGGGGCCGAGGATGAGGATGAT GAGCACCTGTTTGACGTCAGTGACATGGACAGAGAGGAGCCATCTTTGATATCAAAATGTGGCAGTCTGGAGATGACGTTTAAGTACAACCCAGCCAAAGGGAAGATGGCTATCACGATTCATCAAGCCCAGGACATCCCCAGTAAAGAGAGGGGCGGGGCCAGCAGTACCCAGGTCAGAATACTCCTCCTCCCAACCAAGAAACAGAGATATAAGACAAAGATCAAGACAGGGGAAAACCCAGTGTTCAATGAAAactttgtcttcaacaaaattCCACAAG AGGAGGCCCATGACATGGGGATGAGAATTCGATTGTATGGCATGGAGAGGATGCGTCGTGAGCGCATGATAGGGGAGACAATCATTGGGTTTGCGTCACTGAATCTAGATGTCACCTCCACACACTGGATTATCCTGGAGCCTAGAAGTAACCTGAGT GCGGGAGACTCGCGCTTTGACGTGGCCAGTTTATCTCGCAGTGACAGTGCTTCCTCCACCCAGTCCATGCAGCATGGTGGAATGCCGGAACTTCTGCTGGGACTGTCCTACAACGGAACGACTGGGCGACTCCAGGTGGAGGTCATCAAGGGAAGTAACTTCAAGAACATGGCTATGACCAGACCACCAG ATACCTATGTCAAATTGACCCTAATGTCTCCGACTGGACAGGAAGTGGCCCGGAGCAAGACATCCATTCGGCGCGGTCAGCCAAATCCATTGTTTAAGGAAGCATTCATGTTCCAGGTGGCGCTGTTCCAGTTGGCAGAGGTCACTCTAATGGTGTCCGTCTACAACAAGCGGAGCATGAAGAAAAAGGACATGATTGGATGGTTTGCCCTAG GGTTAAACAGCAGTGGAGAGGAGGAGCAGTCCCACTGGACAGACATGAGGGAGTCcaagggggatcaagtttgtCGCTGGCATATACTACTGGAGTCCTAG
- the LOC105318088 gene encoding synaptotagmin-14 isoform X3, protein MSISVTDSVETTFTVPTEALAFLGAVILFLVILIIFFCYLNKLLCFSACGGFPCLENNPKKGKKKNELGDAYAYDDSSSSDSDDEVLKRYQSTLKQRGSIQRSDTRQSISKSHSTSAKKKSSTFESQASLIKQKKSESPAALSSGEEDGGTVSPERVRPVVKHGEGSQESLTTSTTGSQQHLVYENKAYDQEDRMSTQEEGMSSVRSESMLPGAEDEDDEHLFDVSDMDREEPSLISKCGSLEMTFKYNPAKGKMAITIHQAQDIPSKERGGASSTQVRILLLPTKKQRYKTKIKTGENPVFNENFVFNKIPQEEAHDMGMRIRLYGMERMRRERMIGETIIGFASLNLDVTSTHWIILEPRSNLSAGDSRFDVASLSRSDSASSTQSMQHGGMPELLLGLSYNGTTGRLQVEVIKGSNFKNMAMTRPPVLQKLTSQSTKKLDTYVKLTLMSPTGQEVARSKTSIRRGQPNPLFKEAFMFQVALFQLAEVTLMVSVYNKRSMKKKDMIGWFALGLNSSGEEEQSHWTDMRESKGDQVCRWHILLES, encoded by the exons ATGTCGATTAGTGTTACTGATTCGGTGGAAACTACATTCACTG TGCCGACGGAGGCCCTCGCCTTCCTGGGAGCTGTGATCCTCTTCCTGGTCATCCTCATCATCTTCTTCTGTTACCTGAACAAGCTCCTGTGCTTCTCCGCCTGTGGGGGATTCCCCTGTCTGGAAAATAACCCAAAGAAAGGCAAAAAGAAGAATGAACTGG GGGATGCTTATGCGTATGATGACAGCTCTTCAAGTGATAGCGACGATGAGGTTCTGAAGCGCTACCAGAGTACGCTTAAACAAAGAGGCAGCATACAGCGCTCTGACACCCGACAGAGCATCAGTAAATCTCACAGCACCAGCGCAAagaagaaaa GTTCAACATTTGAGAGTCAGGCTTCATTGATTAAACAGAAGAAATCGGAAAGTCCAGCAGCATTATCCAGTGGAGAGGAGGATGGGGGTACAGTGAGCCCGGAGAGAGTCAGACCAGTGGTCAAACACGGGGAGGGGTCACAAGAGTCCCTCACGACCTCTACCACAGGGTCACAGCAACACCTGGTGTATGAAAACAAGGCTTACGACCAGGAGGACAGGATGTCAACTCAAGAGGAGGGGATGTCCTCGGTCCGCAGCGAGAGCATGCTACCCGGGGCCGAGGATGAGGATGAT GAGCACCTGTTTGACGTCAGTGACATGGACAGAGAGGAGCCATCTTTGATATCAAAATGTGGCAGTCTGGAGATGACGTTTAAGTACAACCCAGCCAAAGGGAAGATGGCTATCACGATTCATCAAGCCCAGGACATCCCCAGTAAAGAGAGGGGCGGGGCCAGCAGTACCCAGGTCAGAATACTCCTCCTCCCAACCAAGAAACAGAGATATAAGACAAAGATCAAGACAGGGGAAAACCCAGTGTTCAATGAAAactttgtcttcaacaaaattCCACAAG AGGAGGCCCATGACATGGGGATGAGAATTCGATTGTATGGCATGGAGAGGATGCGTCGTGAGCGCATGATAGGGGAGACAATCATTGGGTTTGCGTCACTGAATCTAGATGTCACCTCCACACACTGGATTATCCTGGAGCCTAGAAGTAACCTGAGT GCGGGAGACTCGCGCTTTGACGTGGCCAGTTTATCTCGCAGTGACAGTGCTTCCTCCACCCAGTCCATGCAGCATGGTGGAATGCCGGAACTTCTGCTGGGACTGTCCTACAACGGAACGACTGGGCGACTCCAGGTGGAGGTCATCAAGGGAAGTAACTTCAAGAACATGGCTATGACCAGACCACCAG TATTGCAGAAGCTGACAAGTCAGAGCACTAAAAAGCTAG ATACCTATGTCAAATTGACCCTAATGTCTCCGACTGGACAGGAAGTGGCCCGGAGCAAGACATCCATTCGGCGCGGTCAGCCAAATCCATTGTTTAAGGAAGCATTCATGTTCCAGGTGGCGCTGTTCCAGTTGGCAGAGGTCACTCTAATGGTGTCCGTCTACAACAAGCGGAGCATGAAGAAAAAGGACATGATTGGATGGTTTGCCCTAG GGTTAAACAGCAGTGGAGAGGAGGAGCAGTCCCACTGGACAGACATGAGGGAGTCcaagggggatcaagtttgtCGCTGGCATATACTACTGGAGTCCTAG
- the LOC105318088 gene encoding synaptotagmin-16 isoform X1: MFRKKLDGLDVRGGARQGKSSLFCCCVQKSQSCSDSLSGTKQESENYGSTNGTKVTTDSKEDTGGNRKLTNGSCPIEKSKERDAYAYDDSSSSDSDDEVLKRYQSTLKQRGSIQRSDTRQSISKSHSTSAKKKSSTFESQASLIKQKKSESPAALSSGEEDGGTVSPERVRPVVKHGEGSQESLTTSTTGSQQHLVYENKAYDQEDRMSTQEEGMSSVRSESMLPGAEDEDDEHLFDVSDMDREEPSLISKCGSLEMTFKYNPAKGKMAITIHQAQDIPSKERGGASSTQVRILLLPTKKQRYKTKIKTGENPVFNENFVFNKIPQEEAHDMGMRIRLYGMERMRRERMIGETIIGFASLNLDVTSTHWIILEPRSNLSAGDSRFDVASLSRSDSASSTQSMQHGGMPELLLGLSYNGTTGRLQVEVIKGSNFKNMAMTRPPVLQKLTSQSTKKLDTYVKLTLMSPTGQEVARSKTSIRRGQPNPLFKEAFMFQVALFQLAEVTLMVSVYNKRSMKKKDMIGWFALGLNSSGEEEQSHWTDMRESKGDQVCRWHILLES, from the exons ATGTTCCGTAAGAAGTTAGACGGATTAGACGTTAGGGGTGGAGCTAGGCAGGGGAAATCCTCGCTGTTTTGTTGTTGTGTCCAGAAGTCCCAGTCTTGTAGTGACTCCCTGTCAGGGACAAAACAGGAATCAGAAAACTATGGGAGCACCAATGGCACCAAAGTCACAACGGATTCCAAAGAGGATACTGGTGGAAATAGGAAATTGACCAATGGGTCTTGTCCCATTGAAAAGAGCAAAGAAA GGGATGCTTATGCGTATGATGACAGCTCTTCAAGTGATAGCGACGATGAGGTTCTGAAGCGCTACCAGAGTACGCTTAAACAAAGAGGCAGCATACAGCGCTCTGACACCCGACAGAGCATCAGTAAATCTCACAGCACCAGCGCAAagaagaaaa GTTCAACATTTGAGAGTCAGGCTTCATTGATTAAACAGAAGAAATCGGAAAGTCCAGCAGCATTATCCAGTGGAGAGGAGGATGGGGGTACAGTGAGCCCGGAGAGAGTCAGACCAGTGGTCAAACACGGGGAGGGGTCACAAGAGTCCCTCACGACCTCTACCACAGGGTCACAGCAACACCTGGTGTATGAAAACAAGGCTTACGACCAGGAGGACAGGATGTCAACTCAAGAGGAGGGGATGTCCTCGGTCCGCAGCGAGAGCATGCTACCCGGGGCCGAGGATGAGGATGAT GAGCACCTGTTTGACGTCAGTGACATGGACAGAGAGGAGCCATCTTTGATATCAAAATGTGGCAGTCTGGAGATGACGTTTAAGTACAACCCAGCCAAAGGGAAGATGGCTATCACGATTCATCAAGCCCAGGACATCCCCAGTAAAGAGAGGGGCGGGGCCAGCAGTACCCAGGTCAGAATACTCCTCCTCCCAACCAAGAAACAGAGATATAAGACAAAGATCAAGACAGGGGAAAACCCAGTGTTCAATGAAAactttgtcttcaacaaaattCCACAAG AGGAGGCCCATGACATGGGGATGAGAATTCGATTGTATGGCATGGAGAGGATGCGTCGTGAGCGCATGATAGGGGAGACAATCATTGGGTTTGCGTCACTGAATCTAGATGTCACCTCCACACACTGGATTATCCTGGAGCCTAGAAGTAACCTGAGT GCGGGAGACTCGCGCTTTGACGTGGCCAGTTTATCTCGCAGTGACAGTGCTTCCTCCACCCAGTCCATGCAGCATGGTGGAATGCCGGAACTTCTGCTGGGACTGTCCTACAACGGAACGACTGGGCGACTCCAGGTGGAGGTCATCAAGGGAAGTAACTTCAAGAACATGGCTATGACCAGACCACCAG TATTGCAGAAGCTGACAAGTCAGAGCACTAAAAAGCTAG ATACCTATGTCAAATTGACCCTAATGTCTCCGACTGGACAGGAAGTGGCCCGGAGCAAGACATCCATTCGGCGCGGTCAGCCAAATCCATTGTTTAAGGAAGCATTCATGTTCCAGGTGGCGCTGTTCCAGTTGGCAGAGGTCACTCTAATGGTGTCCGTCTACAACAAGCGGAGCATGAAGAAAAAGGACATGATTGGATGGTTTGCCCTAG GGTTAAACAGCAGTGGAGAGGAGGAGCAGTCCCACTGGACAGACATGAGGGAGTCcaagggggatcaagtttgtCGCTGGCATATACTACTGGAGTCCTAG
- the LOC105318088 gene encoding synaptotagmin-14 isoform X5 produces MSFLFANWVPTEALAFLGAVILFLVILIIFFCYLNKLLCFSACGGFPCLENNPKKGKKKNELGDAYAYDDSSSSDSDDEVLKRYQSTLKQRGSIQRSDTRQSISKSHSTSAKKKSSTFESQASLIKQKKSESPAALSSGEEDGGTVSPERVRPVVKHGEGSQESLTTSTTGSQQHLVYENKAYDQEDRMSTQEEGMSSVRSESMLPGAEDEDDEHLFDVSDMDREEPSLISKCGSLEMTFKYNPAKGKMAITIHQAQDIPSKERGGASSTQVRILLLPTKKQRYKTKIKTGENPVFNENFVFNKIPQEEAHDMGMRIRLYGMERMRRERMIGETIIGFASLNLDVTSTHWIILEPRSNLSAGDSRFDVASLSRSDSASSTQSMQHGGMPELLLGLSYNGTTGRLQVEVIKGSNFKNMAMTRPPVLQKLTSQSTKKLDTYVKLTLMSPTGQEVARSKTSIRRGQPNPLFKEAFMFQVALFQLAEVTLMVSVYNKRSMKKKDMIGWFALGLNSSGEEEQSHWTDMRESKGDQVCRWHILLES; encoded by the exons TGTTTGCCAACTGGG TGCCGACGGAGGCCCTCGCCTTCCTGGGAGCTGTGATCCTCTTCCTGGTCATCCTCATCATCTTCTTCTGTTACCTGAACAAGCTCCTGTGCTTCTCCGCCTGTGGGGGATTCCCCTGTCTGGAAAATAACCCAAAGAAAGGCAAAAAGAAGAATGAACTGG GGGATGCTTATGCGTATGATGACAGCTCTTCAAGTGATAGCGACGATGAGGTTCTGAAGCGCTACCAGAGTACGCTTAAACAAAGAGGCAGCATACAGCGCTCTGACACCCGACAGAGCATCAGTAAATCTCACAGCACCAGCGCAAagaagaaaa GTTCAACATTTGAGAGTCAGGCTTCATTGATTAAACAGAAGAAATCGGAAAGTCCAGCAGCATTATCCAGTGGAGAGGAGGATGGGGGTACAGTGAGCCCGGAGAGAGTCAGACCAGTGGTCAAACACGGGGAGGGGTCACAAGAGTCCCTCACGACCTCTACCACAGGGTCACAGCAACACCTGGTGTATGAAAACAAGGCTTACGACCAGGAGGACAGGATGTCAACTCAAGAGGAGGGGATGTCCTCGGTCCGCAGCGAGAGCATGCTACCCGGGGCCGAGGATGAGGATGAT GAGCACCTGTTTGACGTCAGTGACATGGACAGAGAGGAGCCATCTTTGATATCAAAATGTGGCAGTCTGGAGATGACGTTTAAGTACAACCCAGCCAAAGGGAAGATGGCTATCACGATTCATCAAGCCCAGGACATCCCCAGTAAAGAGAGGGGCGGGGCCAGCAGTACCCAGGTCAGAATACTCCTCCTCCCAACCAAGAAACAGAGATATAAGACAAAGATCAAGACAGGGGAAAACCCAGTGTTCAATGAAAactttgtcttcaacaaaattCCACAAG AGGAGGCCCATGACATGGGGATGAGAATTCGATTGTATGGCATGGAGAGGATGCGTCGTGAGCGCATGATAGGGGAGACAATCATTGGGTTTGCGTCACTGAATCTAGATGTCACCTCCACACACTGGATTATCCTGGAGCCTAGAAGTAACCTGAGT GCGGGAGACTCGCGCTTTGACGTGGCCAGTTTATCTCGCAGTGACAGTGCTTCCTCCACCCAGTCCATGCAGCATGGTGGAATGCCGGAACTTCTGCTGGGACTGTCCTACAACGGAACGACTGGGCGACTCCAGGTGGAGGTCATCAAGGGAAGTAACTTCAAGAACATGGCTATGACCAGACCACCAG TATTGCAGAAGCTGACAAGTCAGAGCACTAAAAAGCTAG ATACCTATGTCAAATTGACCCTAATGTCTCCGACTGGACAGGAAGTGGCCCGGAGCAAGACATCCATTCGGCGCGGTCAGCCAAATCCATTGTTTAAGGAAGCATTCATGTTCCAGGTGGCGCTGTTCCAGTTGGCAGAGGTCACTCTAATGGTGTCCGTCTACAACAAGCGGAGCATGAAGAAAAAGGACATGATTGGATGGTTTGCCCTAG GGTTAAACAGCAGTGGAGAGGAGGAGCAGTCCCACTGGACAGACATGAGGGAGTCcaagggggatcaagtttgtCGCTGGCATATACTACTGGAGTCCTAG
- the LOC105318088 gene encoding synaptotagmin-14 isoform X7, translated as MSFLPTEALAFLGAVILFLVILIIFFCYLNKLLCFSACGGFPCLENNPKKGKKKNELGDAYAYDDSSSSDSDDEVLKRYQSTLKQRGSIQRSDTRQSISKSHSTSAKKKSSTFESQASLIKQKKSESPAALSSGEEDGGTVSPERVRPVVKHGEGSQESLTTSTTGSQQHLVYENKAYDQEDRMSTQEEGMSSVRSESMLPGAEDEDDEHLFDVSDMDREEPSLISKCGSLEMTFKYNPAKGKMAITIHQAQDIPSKERGGASSTQVRILLLPTKKQRYKTKIKTGENPVFNENFVFNKIPQEEAHDMGMRIRLYGMERMRRERMIGETIIGFASLNLDVTSTHWIILEPRSNLSAGDSRFDVASLSRSDSASSTQSMQHGGMPELLLGLSYNGTTGRLQVEVIKGSNFKNMAMTRPPVLQKLTSQSTKKLDTYVKLTLMSPTGQEVARSKTSIRRGQPNPLFKEAFMFQVALFQLAEVTLMVSVYNKRSMKKKDMIGWFALGLNSSGEEEQSHWTDMRESKGDQVCRWHILLES; from the exons TGCCGACGGAGGCCCTCGCCTTCCTGGGAGCTGTGATCCTCTTCCTGGTCATCCTCATCATCTTCTTCTGTTACCTGAACAAGCTCCTGTGCTTCTCCGCCTGTGGGGGATTCCCCTGTCTGGAAAATAACCCAAAGAAAGGCAAAAAGAAGAATGAACTGG GGGATGCTTATGCGTATGATGACAGCTCTTCAAGTGATAGCGACGATGAGGTTCTGAAGCGCTACCAGAGTACGCTTAAACAAAGAGGCAGCATACAGCGCTCTGACACCCGACAGAGCATCAGTAAATCTCACAGCACCAGCGCAAagaagaaaa GTTCAACATTTGAGAGTCAGGCTTCATTGATTAAACAGAAGAAATCGGAAAGTCCAGCAGCATTATCCAGTGGAGAGGAGGATGGGGGTACAGTGAGCCCGGAGAGAGTCAGACCAGTGGTCAAACACGGGGAGGGGTCACAAGAGTCCCTCACGACCTCTACCACAGGGTCACAGCAACACCTGGTGTATGAAAACAAGGCTTACGACCAGGAGGACAGGATGTCAACTCAAGAGGAGGGGATGTCCTCGGTCCGCAGCGAGAGCATGCTACCCGGGGCCGAGGATGAGGATGAT GAGCACCTGTTTGACGTCAGTGACATGGACAGAGAGGAGCCATCTTTGATATCAAAATGTGGCAGTCTGGAGATGACGTTTAAGTACAACCCAGCCAAAGGGAAGATGGCTATCACGATTCATCAAGCCCAGGACATCCCCAGTAAAGAGAGGGGCGGGGCCAGCAGTACCCAGGTCAGAATACTCCTCCTCCCAACCAAGAAACAGAGATATAAGACAAAGATCAAGACAGGGGAAAACCCAGTGTTCAATGAAAactttgtcttcaacaaaattCCACAAG AGGAGGCCCATGACATGGGGATGAGAATTCGATTGTATGGCATGGAGAGGATGCGTCGTGAGCGCATGATAGGGGAGACAATCATTGGGTTTGCGTCACTGAATCTAGATGTCACCTCCACACACTGGATTATCCTGGAGCCTAGAAGTAACCTGAGT GCGGGAGACTCGCGCTTTGACGTGGCCAGTTTATCTCGCAGTGACAGTGCTTCCTCCACCCAGTCCATGCAGCATGGTGGAATGCCGGAACTTCTGCTGGGACTGTCCTACAACGGAACGACTGGGCGACTCCAGGTGGAGGTCATCAAGGGAAGTAACTTCAAGAACATGGCTATGACCAGACCACCAG TATTGCAGAAGCTGACAAGTCAGAGCACTAAAAAGCTAG ATACCTATGTCAAATTGACCCTAATGTCTCCGACTGGACAGGAAGTGGCCCGGAGCAAGACATCCATTCGGCGCGGTCAGCCAAATCCATTGTTTAAGGAAGCATTCATGTTCCAGGTGGCGCTGTTCCAGTTGGCAGAGGTCACTCTAATGGTGTCCGTCTACAACAAGCGGAGCATGAAGAAAAAGGACATGATTGGATGGTTTGCCCTAG GGTTAAACAGCAGTGGAGAGGAGGAGCAGTCCCACTGGACAGACATGAGGGAGTCcaagggggatcaagtttgtCGCTGGCATATACTACTGGAGTCCTAG